One part of the Musa acuminata AAA Group cultivar baxijiao chromosome BXJ1-5, Cavendish_Baxijiao_AAA, whole genome shotgun sequence genome encodes these proteins:
- the LOC135674347 gene encoding E3 ubiquitin-protein ligase RMA1-like produces MDAHRVAEAPLPTAERRCSDEPRNKCETDAGAQASASACFDCNICLDFAVEPVVTLCGHLYCWPCIYRWLQQADGAAPQQCPVCKAALHHDALVPLYGGGRHGAKKPRPDLELPRRPPPAHPPSPGANEEQRYPETRPYSRRHHQHPNHGWEYTSGATRVIHSTAGGLLGGLVMAVLPWVFRNQERPGIYYSSPYHMGGDVGSGRLRRQEMELKRSLHQIWLFLVCCAVVCLLLF; encoded by the coding sequence ATGGACGCCCACCGGGTAGCCGAAGCGCCACTCCCGACGGCGGAACGCCGTTGCAGTGACGAGCCTCGGAACAAGTGCGAGACGGACGCGGGCGCGCAGGCCTCCGCCAGCGCGTGCTTCGACTGCAACATATGCCTGGACTTCGCGGTGGAGCCGGTCGTCACTCTCTGCGGGCACCTCTACTGCTGGCCATGCATCTACAGGTGGCTGCAGCAGGCGGACGGCGCCGCCCCGCAGCAGTGCCCCGTCTGCAAGGCCGCCCTCCACCATGACGCCCTGGTGCCGCTCTACGGCGGCGGCCGCCACGGCGCCAAGAAGCCCCGCCCGGACCTCGAATTACCGCGCCGCCCGCCGCCGGCCCACCCCCCGTCGCCCGGAGCGAACGAGGAACAACGGTACCCGGAGACCCGACCGTATTCTCGCCGTCACCACCAGCACCCTAATCACGGGTGGGAGTACACGTCGGGAGCGACGAGGGTGATCCACTCTACGGCCGGCGGGCTGCTGGGGGGGTTGGTGATGGCGGTGCTCCCGTGGGTGTTCCGGAATCAAGAGCGGCCAGGCATTTACTACTCGAGTCCTTACCACATGGGCGGCGACGTCGGCAGCGGCAGGCTCAGAAGGCAGGAGATGGAGCTGAAACGGTCACTCCATCAGATTTGGCTCTTCCTTGTGTGCTGTGCCGTTGTGTGCCTGCTCTTATTCTGA